From Ancylobacter pratisalsi, one genomic window encodes:
- the speB gene encoding agmatinase — translation MSDQEKLERLRAKYGSIAGGVIFDPTFKRVAELQFKGGDKRVWPWANPAMLLDAPYRPDAPELPDFGGLDIALIGVPMDLGVTNRAGARLGPRAVRAIERIGPYEHVLGMVPSADVNVADIGDMPFTSRFSLEQCHADIEAFFKKVVAAGVIPLAVGGDHSITGSILKAVGEKRPVGMLHIDAHCDTSGVYEGSKFHHGGPFRKAVLDGTLDPERTIQIGIRGGAEFLWEFSYESGMTVVHAEEVTGMGVPAIIEKAKQVLGTGPVYVSFDVDSLDPAFAPGTGTPEIGGLTTREVLEIFRGLNGLDVIGGDVVEVAPQYDATSNTAHAGAQMLFEIFCMAVTAHQARRGA, via the coding sequence ATGTCCGACCAGGAAAAGCTCGAACGGCTCCGGGCCAAATATGGTTCCATTGCCGGAGGCGTGATTTTTGATCCTACCTTCAAGCGGGTGGCCGAGCTTCAGTTCAAGGGCGGCGACAAGCGGGTGTGGCCGTGGGCCAACCCGGCCATGCTGCTCGATGCGCCTTATCGCCCCGACGCGCCCGAGCTGCCCGATTTCGGCGGGCTCGACATCGCGCTGATCGGGGTGCCGATGGATCTGGGCGTCACCAACCGTGCCGGCGCCCGGCTCGGCCCGCGCGCGGTGCGGGCGATCGAGCGCATCGGGCCTTATGAGCACGTTCTGGGCATGGTGCCGTCGGCGGACGTGAACGTGGCCGATATCGGCGACATGCCGTTCACCAGCCGGTTCAGCCTGGAGCAGTGTCACGCCGACATCGAGGCCTTCTTCAAGAAGGTGGTGGCGGCGGGAGTGATTCCGCTCGCGGTGGGCGGCGACCACTCCATCACCGGCTCGATTCTCAAGGCGGTGGGCGAAAAGCGCCCCGTGGGCATGCTGCACATCGACGCCCATTGCGACACCAGCGGTGTCTACGAGGGGTCGAAATTTCACCATGGCGGCCCTTTCCGCAAAGCCGTGCTGGACGGCACGCTGGACCCTGAGCGCACCATCCAGATCGGCATTCGCGGCGGCGCGGAGTTCCTGTGGGAATTCTCCTATGAGAGCGGCATGACCGTGGTCCACGCCGAGGAAGTGACCGGCATGGGTGTGCCGGCCATCATCGAGAAGGCGAAGCAGGTACTGGGCACCGGGCCGGTCTATGTCTCCTTCGACGTGGACAGCCTCGACCCCGCCTTCGCGCCCGGCACCGGCACGCCGGAAATCGGCGGGCTCACCACGCGCGAGGTGCTGGAGATCTTCCGCGGCCTCAACGGGCTCGACGTGATCGGCGGCGACGTGGTCGAGGTGGCGCCCCAGTACGACGCGACCTCCAACACCGCCCATGCCGGCGCGCAGATGCTGTTCGAGATCTTCTGCATGGCGGTGACCGCGCATCAGGCACGGCGCGGCGCCTGA
- a CDS encoding carbon-nitrogen hydrolase family protein — MRIALWQTAGDGANRPAANLDLLEAAAARAAAGGADLLLAPEMFLSGYNIGPAEADRLAEPANGPSAQRAADIARRHGLALCYGYPERGEDGVVYNAALLLDRTGARRLNYRKAHLFAALDREMFAPGDVLTATTVLDGLKLGILICYDVEFPEAVRALALAGVDLVLVPTANMKPYDAVSNLVVPTRAFENGLFVAYANRCGREGELDYVGLSCVGDPNGGNLVIVGEGEELLFADILPERIATARRFNSHLKDRRPEVYGSLV, encoded by the coding sequence ATGCGGATCGCGCTGTGGCAGACGGCGGGCGATGGAGCGAATCGCCCGGCCGCCAATCTCGACCTGCTGGAGGCGGCGGCCGCACGGGCGGCGGCGGGCGGCGCCGACCTGCTGCTGGCGCCGGAGATGTTCCTCTCCGGCTACAATATCGGGCCGGCGGAAGCCGATCGCCTCGCCGAGCCGGCGAACGGACCGAGCGCGCAACGCGCGGCCGACATCGCCCGGCGTCATGGCCTCGCGCTCTGCTACGGCTATCCCGAGCGCGGCGAGGACGGGGTGGTGTACAACGCCGCCCTGCTGCTCGACCGGACGGGCGCGCGCCGGCTGAACTATCGCAAGGCGCATCTTTTCGCGGCGCTGGACCGGGAGATGTTCGCGCCCGGCGACGTGCTGACGGCGACAACCGTGCTGGACGGCCTGAAGCTCGGCATTCTCATCTGCTACGACGTGGAATTTCCCGAAGCGGTGCGAGCGCTGGCGCTGGCCGGGGTGGACCTTGTGCTGGTGCCGACCGCCAACATGAAGCCCTATGACGCGGTATCGAACCTCGTCGTGCCGACCCGCGCCTTCGAGAACGGGCTGTTCGTCGCCTATGCCAATCGCTGCGGCCGCGAGGGCGAACTGGACTATGTGGGACTGAGCTGCGTGGGGGACCCGAACGGCGGCAATCTGGTGATCGTGGGCGAAGGCGAGGAGCTGCTGTTCGCCGATATTCTCCCCGAGCGCATCGCAACCGCGCGCCGCTTCAACTCCCACCTCAAGGACCGGCGGCCAGAGGTCTACGGCTCCCTCGTCTGA
- the oxlT gene encoding oxalate/formate MFS antiporter encodes MENNATTTRAWEPWFQLACGIICMAMIANLQYGWTLFVDPIDQAHGWGRAAIQTAFTIFVLTETWLVPVEAWFVDRYGPRIVLSFGAVMIALSWVINSYATSLFMLYAGAIFGGIGAGSVYGTCVGNALKWFPYRRGLAAGATAAGFGAGAALTVVPIAHIIASSGYQTAFFWFGIGQGLIVLVVAQFLYPPKFKIAAPKKALSIPQSKVDYQPSQTVTKPVFWLLYLMFVMVASGGLMAAAQIGPIAHDLGVATTEVSILGISAAALTLAISLDRIFDGFGRPIFGYVSDRIGRENTMFIAFGTAACMLLIMVFHGSNPYVFVIATACFFGVFGEIYSLFPATCGDTFGSKFATTNAGMLYTAKGTAALLVPFASILASFYGWYAVFAIAVGLNATAALLALFVLKPLRTRFIAASAVEAQGLAAAPVGAQQSPAH; translated from the coding sequence ATGGAAAACAACGCGACGACCACGCGCGCCTGGGAACCTTGGTTCCAGCTCGCGTGCGGCATCATCTGCATGGCGATGATTGCCAATCTCCAATACGGATGGACGCTTTTCGTTGATCCGATCGACCAGGCACATGGCTGGGGCCGCGCGGCGATCCAGACCGCCTTCACCATCTTCGTGCTGACCGAGACCTGGCTGGTGCCGGTCGAGGCGTGGTTCGTCGACCGCTACGGCCCGCGCATCGTGCTGTCCTTCGGTGCGGTGATGATCGCGCTGTCGTGGGTCATCAACTCCTACGCCACCTCGCTCTTCATGCTGTATGCGGGCGCGATCTTCGGCGGCATCGGGGCGGGTTCGGTCTATGGCACCTGCGTTGGTAACGCGCTGAAGTGGTTCCCCTATCGCCGCGGCCTCGCGGCTGGCGCGACGGCTGCCGGCTTCGGCGCCGGCGCGGCCCTGACCGTCGTGCCGATCGCGCACATCATCGCGTCGTCCGGCTATCAGACCGCCTTCTTCTGGTTCGGCATCGGGCAGGGCCTCATCGTTCTGGTCGTGGCGCAGTTCCTGTACCCGCCGAAGTTCAAGATCGCGGCGCCGAAGAAGGCGCTGAGCATCCCCCAGAGCAAGGTGGACTATCAGCCCTCGCAGACCGTGACCAAGCCGGTGTTCTGGCTGCTCTACCTCATGTTCGTCATGGTCGCCTCGGGCGGCCTGATGGCCGCGGCGCAGATCGGGCCGATCGCTCACGATCTGGGCGTGGCGACCACCGAGGTCAGCATCCTGGGCATCTCGGCGGCGGCGCTTACGCTGGCGATTTCGCTCGACCGTATCTTCGACGGCTTCGGCCGCCCGATCTTCGGCTATGTGTCGGACCGCATCGGCCGTGAGAACACCATGTTCATCGCCTTCGGCACCGCAGCCTGCATGCTGCTGATCATGGTCTTCCACGGTTCGAACCCCTACGTGTTCGTCATCGCCACGGCGTGCTTCTTTGGCGTGTTCGGCGAGATCTACTCGCTGTTCCCGGCGACCTGCGGCGACACCTTCGGCTCGAAGTTCGCCACCACCAATGCCGGCATGCTCTACACCGCCAAGGGTACGGCGGCGCTGCTGGTGCCCTTCGCCAGCATCCTGGCGTCGTTCTATGGCTGGTACGCGGTGTTCGCCATCGCCGTCGGCCTCAACGCGACGGCGGCTCTTCTCGCCCTGTTCGTGCTGAAGCCGCTGCGCACGCGCTTCATCGCGGCCAGCGCCGTGGAGGCCCAGGGCCTCGCCGCGGCCCCGGTCGGGGCGCAGCAGTCGCCGGCTCACTGA
- a CDS encoding MFS transporter, translating to MSSPSVAAPAGAVVANPRSRVILASLIGTTIEFYDFYVYATAAVLVFPHLFFPAGNETTALLASFAIFGAAMVARPLGAIFFGHLGDRRGRKATLVGALLTMGLATFLIGALPTYPQVGWFAPALLVVMRLAQGFALGGEWSGAALVATENAPPGKRAIYGTFPQLGAPLGFILANGLFLLIAAAMPSEDPSRPSDAFLSWGWRIPFLFSIVMVVVGLWVRLNLVESTAFEKTVKAGKLRSMPLAAVFRDHFREVMLGTFYMLATYVLFYLMTTFSLSYGRAAVDAKLPGLGYDYTTFVMMMIIGVVFFGIFTMVSGPWAERWGRRRTLITVTLAILVFGLLWVPMFSMGSFGVMAWLILGFSLMGITFGPMGALLPELFPANVRYTGSGIAYNMSSILGAAVAPFFAVALWSLGGGSPFWVGVYLSSMALLTLIALLLGSETRDVDIEA from the coding sequence ATGTCGTCCCCGTCTGTCGCCGCGCCTGCGGGCGCTGTCGTCGCCAACCCGCGGTCCCGTGTCATCCTGGCCAGCCTGATCGGCACCACGATCGAGTTCTACGACTTCTACGTCTACGCCACGGCCGCGGTGCTAGTGTTTCCGCACCTGTTCTTTCCCGCCGGCAACGAGACGACGGCGCTGCTCGCCTCCTTCGCCATCTTCGGCGCCGCGATGGTCGCCCGTCCGCTCGGCGCGATCTTCTTCGGCCATCTGGGTGACCGGCGCGGGCGCAAGGCGACGCTGGTCGGCGCGCTGCTGACCATGGGGCTGGCGACATTCCTGATCGGCGCGCTGCCCACCTATCCGCAGGTCGGCTGGTTCGCGCCCGCGCTGCTGGTGGTGATGCGTCTGGCGCAGGGATTCGCGCTGGGCGGCGAATGGAGCGGTGCGGCGCTGGTCGCCACCGAGAACGCCCCGCCCGGCAAGCGCGCCATTTATGGCACCTTCCCGCAGCTTGGCGCGCCGCTGGGGTTCATCCTGGCCAACGGGCTGTTCCTGCTGATCGCCGCCGCCATGCCCTCGGAGGATCCTTCGCGTCCCTCCGACGCGTTCCTGTCGTGGGGCTGGCGCATTCCCTTCCTGTTCTCGATCGTCATGGTCGTCGTCGGCCTCTGGGTGCGGCTGAACCTGGTGGAGAGCACCGCCTTCGAAAAGACGGTGAAGGCCGGCAAGCTGCGATCGATGCCGCTTGCCGCCGTGTTCCGTGACCATTTCCGCGAGGTCATGCTGGGCACCTTCTACATGCTCGCGACCTATGTGCTGTTCTACCTGATGACCACGTTCTCGCTGAGCTATGGCCGGGCGGCGGTGGACGCGAAGCTGCCGGGGCTGGGATACGACTACACGACCTTCGTGATGATGATGATCATCGGCGTCGTGTTCTTCGGCATCTTCACCATGGTGTCCGGCCCCTGGGCCGAGCGCTGGGGGCGCCGCCGCACGCTGATCACGGTGACGCTCGCCATTCTCGTCTTCGGGCTGCTGTGGGTGCCCATGTTCTCGATGGGATCGTTCGGCGTGATGGCGTGGCTCATCCTCGGCTTCAGCCTGATGGGCATCACCTTCGGGCCGATGGGCGCGCTGCTGCCGGAGCTGTTTCCGGCCAATGTGCGCTACACCGGCTCGGGCATCGCCTACAACATGTCGTCGATCCTCGGCGCGGCGGTCGCCCCGTTCTTTGCCGTGGCGCTGTGGAGCCTGGGCGGGGGAAGCCCGTTCTGGGTCGGTGTGTATCTCTCGTCCATGGCCCTGCTGACATTGATCGCCCTGCTGCTCGGCAGCGAGACGCGGGACGTCGACATCGAGGCGTGA
- a CDS encoding GntR family transcriptional regulator — MNPSTANIEEAILSAILAGRINPGTRLGEQKLADLFGVSRTRVREAMMRLETRGIVQVSARRGWFVVEPSAEEAREAFQTRRVIETGLLQTLRSVPPAVVKSLKEHVQIEREAIDSGDVHSRACLLGDFHIHLADALGNRLLTEIIRDLTARTTLISMLYQPTEKAAESSHDHEDIVAALESGNVEAAAQLMDEHIAKVEAGLDLTAKPDPLAGLRELLTPNTFAGTPPSIPHVPILPQARAQSGHGLAATQTRRPPTRKKD; from the coding sequence ATGAACCCGTCTACCGCCAATATCGAAGAGGCCATCCTCTCCGCCATCCTGGCCGGCCGCATCAATCCCGGCACGCGGCTCGGCGAGCAGAAGCTGGCGGACCTGTTCGGCGTGTCGCGCACCCGCGTGCGGGAGGCGATGATGCGGCTCGAAACCCGTGGAATCGTTCAGGTCAGCGCCCGGCGTGGCTGGTTCGTGGTGGAGCCGTCGGCGGAAGAGGCGCGCGAGGCCTTCCAGACCCGCCGCGTGATCGAGACCGGGCTGCTGCAGACCCTGCGCAGCGTGCCGCCGGCGGTGGTGAAGAGCCTCAAGGAACATGTCCAGATCGAGCGCGAGGCCATCGATTCCGGTGACGTGCACTCGCGTGCCTGTCTTCTGGGCGATTTTCACATCCATCTCGCCGACGCTTTGGGCAATCGCCTGCTCACCGAGATCATCCGTGACCTCACCGCGCGCACCACGCTGATCTCGATGCTCTACCAACCGACCGAGAAGGCGGCGGAATCGAGCCACGACCACGAGGACATCGTCGCCGCGCTGGAGAGCGGCAATGTCGAGGCCGCCGCGCAGCTGATGGACGAGCACATCGCCAAGGTCGAGGCGGGGCTGGACCTGACCGCCAAACCCGACCCGCTGGCCGGCCTTCGCGAGCTGCTGACCCCCAACACCTTCGCCGGCACGCCGCCGTCCATTCCGCACGTTCCGATTCTGCCGCAGGCCCGCGCCCAGTCCGGGCACGGCCTCGCGGCAACGCAGACCCGCCGTCCCCCAACCCGAAAAAAGGACTGA
- a CDS encoding transporter substrate-binding domain-containing protein, whose translation MNCRTLFNRRTLLALVAGTVVATQAPLHARADALATIEANKVIRIAVPQDFPPFGTVGTDMQPKGYDVDMAKLIADKLGVKLELVPVTSANRIPYLQTNKVDLVISSLGKNPDREKVIDFTMAYAPFFNGVFGPADVMVKDAKGLSGKTIGVTRGAIEDLELTKIAPADVTIKRYEDNNGTISAFLSGQVDLVATGNVVAAAIIERNPPKKPEIKFLIKNSPCYIGLNKDEPALLAKVNEIITAAKKDGALDAISEKWLGAKLPAEL comes from the coding sequence ATGAACTGCAGGACTCTGTTCAATCGCCGGACCCTTCTGGCTCTCGTCGCCGGCACCGTGGTGGCCACACAGGCGCCGCTGCACGCCCGCGCCGACGCGCTCGCCACCATCGAGGCCAACAAGGTGATCCGCATCGCGGTGCCACAGGACTTCCCGCCCTTCGGCACGGTCGGCACCGACATGCAGCCCAAGGGCTACGACGTCGACATGGCCAAGCTCATCGCCGACAAGCTCGGCGTGAAGCTGGAGCTGGTGCCGGTGACCAGCGCCAACCGCATTCCCTACCTTCAGACCAACAAGGTCGACCTCGTCATCTCCAGCCTCGGCAAGAATCCCGACCGCGAGAAGGTGATCGACTTCACAATGGCTTACGCGCCGTTCTTCAACGGAGTCTTCGGCCCAGCCGATGTCATGGTGAAGGACGCCAAGGGCCTCTCGGGCAAGACGATCGGCGTGACCCGTGGCGCCATCGAGGACCTGGAGCTGACCAAGATCGCCCCGGCCGACGTGACCATCAAGCGCTACGAGGACAATAACGGCACCATCTCCGCCTTCCTGTCCGGCCAGGTCGATCTGGTCGCCACCGGCAATGTGGTCGCCGCCGCCATCATCGAGCGCAACCCGCCGAAGAAGCCGGAGATCAAGTTCCTGATCAAGAACTCACCCTGCTACATCGGCCTCAACAAGGACGAGCCGGCCCTGCTGGCCAAGGTCAACGAGATCATCACCGCCGCCAAGAAGGACGGCGCGCTCGACGCCATCTCCGAAAAGTGGCTCGGCGCGAAGCTGCCGGCCGAGCTCTGA
- a CDS encoding amino acid ABC transporter permease: MNYAFDYGWLLVYWPVLLKGIGITVELTLVGGVLGVSLGIACAWARALGPGWLRPVVAIYVEMIRNTPFLIQLFFIFFGLPALGVRMGELEAANLAMVINLGAYGCEIIRAGIQATPKGQFEAGASLGMSRIQTFWHVILVPALQRIWPALSSQIVIVMLGSAAVSQIAAEDLTFAANFIQSRTFRAFEAYFVTTLIYLALAIALRQILRGLGWTIFPRRATR, encoded by the coding sequence ATGAACTACGCATTCGATTACGGCTGGCTGCTGGTGTACTGGCCAGTCCTGCTCAAGGGCATCGGCATCACCGTCGAGCTGACCCTGGTGGGTGGCGTGCTCGGCGTCTCGCTCGGCATTGCCTGCGCGTGGGCGCGGGCGCTGGGGCCCGGCTGGCTGCGGCCTGTCGTGGCCATCTATGTCGAGATGATCCGCAACACGCCGTTCCTGATCCAGCTGTTCTTCATCTTTTTCGGCCTGCCCGCGCTCGGCGTGCGCATGGGCGAGCTGGAGGCGGCCAACCTGGCCATGGTGATCAATCTCGGCGCCTATGGCTGCGAGATCATCCGCGCCGGCATACAGGCGACACCCAAGGGGCAGTTCGAGGCCGGGGCGAGCCTGGGCATGAGCCGGATCCAGACCTTCTGGCACGTCATCCTGGTCCCGGCCCTGCAACGGATCTGGCCGGCGCTGTCCTCGCAGATCGTGATCGTGATGCTGGGCTCGGCGGCGGTGTCGCAGATCGCGGCGGAGGACCTGACCTTCGCGGCGAACTTCATCCAGTCGCGCACCTTCCGGGCCTTCGAGGCCTACTTCGTCACCACGCTGATCTACCTCGCCCTGGCGATCGCGCTGCGCCAGATCCTGCGCGGCCTCGGCTGGACGATCTTCCCAAGACGCGCGACGCGGTGA
- a CDS encoding amino acid ABC transporter permease, translating into MNDFTIWDIVRNLLLAARWTVALSIVSFIGGGLVGAGLLFARIGKGRAGQILVRTYVELFQGTPLLMQLFLAFFGLGLFGIDVPAWLAAGLALILWTAAFLTEIWRGCVESIAKGQWEASSSLGMGYIQQMRHVILPQALKIAVPPTVGFSVQVVKGTALTSIIGFVELSKAGTIVTNATFEPFTVYGVVALIYFCLCWPLSKSSQILERKLNVAHRNH; encoded by the coding sequence ATGAACGATTTCACCATCTGGGACATCGTGCGCAACCTGCTGCTGGCGGCGCGCTGGACGGTGGCCCTTTCCATCGTCTCCTTCATCGGCGGCGGCCTTGTCGGCGCGGGACTGCTGTTCGCGCGCATCGGCAAGGGCCGCGCCGGACAGATCCTGGTGCGGACCTATGTCGAGCTGTTCCAGGGCACGCCGCTGCTGATGCAGCTGTTCCTCGCCTTCTTCGGGCTGGGCCTGTTCGGCATCGATGTGCCGGCCTGGCTCGCGGCCGGGCTGGCGCTGATCCTGTGGACCGCCGCGTTCCTGACCGAGATCTGGCGCGGCTGCGTCGAATCCATCGCCAAGGGCCAGTGGGAGGCCTCGTCGAGCCTGGGCATGGGGTACATCCAGCAGATGCGCCACGTGATCCTGCCGCAGGCGCTGAAGATCGCCGTGCCGCCCACGGTGGGCTTTTCGGTGCAGGTGGTGAAGGGCACGGCGCTGACCTCCATCATCGGCTTCGTCGAGCTTTCCAAGGCCGGCACCATCGTCACCAACGCCACCTTCGAGCCCTTCACCGTCTATGGCGTGGTCGCGCTCATCTATTTCTGCCTGTGCTGGCCGCTGTCCAAGTCTTCCCAGATCCTCGAGAGGAAGCTCAATGTCGCTCATCGAAATCACTGA
- a CDS encoding amino acid ABC transporter ATP-binding protein: MSLIEITEVKKRFGDNEVLKGINIDVAPGEVIAIIGKSGSGKSTLLRCINGLESIDEGSISVAGAQLLPDELHLKALRLKVGMIFQQFNLFPHLTAGRNVMLSQMVVKKTPRGEAETMAKKMLERVGLGHKFDAYPDELSGGQQQRVAIARALAMQPIALLCDEITSALDPELVNEVLAVVKELASEGMTLLMVTHEMRFARDVCSRVVFMHQGRVHEIGPPNEVFAAPKTPELRQFLGML, encoded by the coding sequence ATGTCGCTCATCGAAATCACTGAAGTGAAGAAGCGCTTCGGCGACAACGAAGTGCTGAAGGGCATCAATATCGACGTCGCGCCCGGCGAGGTGATCGCCATCATCGGCAAGTCCGGCTCGGGCAAGTCGACCCTGCTGCGCTGCATCAACGGGCTGGAGAGCATCGACGAGGGCTCGATCTCGGTCGCCGGCGCGCAGCTGCTGCCAGACGAGCTGCACCTGAAGGCGCTGCGCCTCAAGGTCGGCATGATCTTCCAGCAGTTCAACCTGTTCCCGCACCTCACGGCCGGCCGGAACGTCATGCTCTCGCAGATGGTCGTCAAGAAGACGCCACGGGGCGAGGCGGAAACGATGGCCAAGAAGATGCTGGAACGCGTCGGCCTCGGCCACAAGTTCGACGCCTATCCGGACGAGCTTTCCGGCGGCCAGCAGCAGCGCGTCGCCATCGCCCGCGCGCTCGCCATGCAGCCCATCGCCCTGCTGTGCGACGAAATCACCTCGGCGCTCGACCCCGAACTGGTCAATGAAGTGCTCGCCGTGGTGAAGGAACTGGCCTCGGAAGGCATGACGCTGCTCATGGTGACACACGAAATGCGCTTCGCCCGCGACGTGTGCTCGCGTGTGGTGTTCATGCATCAGGGCCGCGTGCACGAGATCGGGCCGCCCAATGAGGTGTTCGCCGCCCCGAAGACGCCGGAGCTGCGGCAGTTCCTCGGCATGCTGTAG
- a CDS encoding ABC transporter ATP-binding protein has protein sequence MASSTFASGGEVRLTGICRSYGDIQAVRDVNLTAAGGEILALLGPSGCGKTTTLRMIAGLVTPTAGDITIDGASVTSLPVHRRNLGMLFQNYALFPHLTVLENVAFGLSMRGVPKAEIGQRAREALALVRLAGFEDRMPAALSGGQQQRVAMARAIVYRPRVLLLDEPFGALDRKLREEMQIELRQLCNELGLTTILVTHDQEEALILADQIAVMRGGRIEQVDSARIIYDRPVSHFVADFIGTSNFLPAEIIDKAGGRTLLKTAHGHLIESAIANNCVARDRVAVAIRPECVRLAPGPASAAANVVSGTILRSLFKGQALAVWLRINDELEFQASIPIEEAATMAPCVGEVWSASWSAARTLVVREQ, from the coding sequence ATGGCAAGCTCGACATTCGCCAGCGGCGGCGAGGTCCGCCTTACCGGCATCTGCCGTTCCTATGGCGACATCCAGGCGGTGCGCGATGTGAACCTCACGGCCGCAGGCGGGGAAATCCTCGCCCTGCTCGGGCCTTCCGGCTGCGGCAAGACCACGACGCTGCGCATGATCGCCGGCCTTGTGACGCCGACGGCGGGCGACATCACCATCGACGGCGCCTCGGTCACCAGTCTTCCGGTGCATCGACGCAATCTCGGCATGCTGTTCCAGAACTACGCGCTTTTCCCCCACCTCACGGTGCTGGAAAATGTGGCGTTCGGCCTTTCCATGCGCGGCGTCCCGAAGGCCGAAATCGGCCAGCGTGCCCGCGAGGCGCTGGCGCTGGTGCGGCTCGCCGGTTTTGAGGACCGCATGCCGGCGGCGCTTTCCGGCGGCCAGCAGCAACGGGTGGCGATGGCGCGGGCGATCGTCTACCGGCCGCGCGTGCTGCTGCTCGACGAACCGTTCGGGGCGCTCGACCGCAAGCTGCGCGAGGAGATGCAGATCGAGCTGCGCCAGCTCTGCAATGAACTCGGCCTCACCACCATTCTGGTCACCCACGACCAGGAAGAGGCGCTCATTCTCGCCGACCAGATCGCGGTGATGCGGGGTGGGCGTATCGAGCAGGTCGACAGTGCCCGGATCATCTACGATCGTCCGGTCTCCCATTTCGTCGCCGACTTCATCGGCACGTCGAATTTCCTTCCCGCCGAGATCATCGACAAGGCGGGCGGGCGCACGCTTCTGAAGACGGCCCATGGCCATCTGATCGAAAGCGCGATCGCCAACAACTGCGTCGCGCGGGACAGGGTGGCGGTGGCCATCCGGCCCGAATGCGTGAGGCTGGCGCCGGGCCCCGCGTCCGCCGCCGCCAACGTGGTCAGTGGAACCATTCTGCGCAGCCTGTTCAAGGGGCAGGCTCTCGCCGTCTGGCTCAGGATCAACGATGAGCTGGAGTTCCAGGCGTCCATCCCGATCGAGGAGGCGGCGACCATGGCGCCGTGCGTGGGCGAGGTCTGGTCGGCCAGCTGGTCGGCGGCGCGCACGCTGGTGGTGCGCGAACAGTGA
- a CDS encoding extracellular solute-binding protein, translating to MTQISRRGFGKLVLGAGALAAPMGFVRNGWAQGKEIQIGIWGGSQGEFVKKNIIPAFEKDFGCKVTAEEGFTLANVGKMRATKANPKFSVMFIDDVAIPICKSEGLIEQLPAADMPALANLYPRFGFDGWGTAVAISVGSMFHNTSITPPSSYAELWKPEYAGKLKLVSPKNTPSVFFLIVAAAVKSGKPFAEAQYLVDDSFDKVAALKPNIMNLFDNGPQAANEVAQGQADIGLLELSKYVYPYTAKGAPVTMSFPSEGSFAGNNCQVLVKDGPNRDVAVAFMNRMLEPAVQKAFSEYALTAPPVSGIEFSPETLKYLAYPVAEMDKRGLFTPDWEYINARRSGWTEKLNGIFAV from the coding sequence ATGACACAGATTTCTCGCCGTGGTTTCGGCAAGCTTGTCCTCGGCGCCGGCGCGCTCGCCGCTCCCATGGGGTTCGTGCGCAATGGTTGGGCGCAGGGCAAGGAAATCCAGATCGGCATCTGGGGCGGCTCGCAGGGCGAGTTCGTGAAGAAGAACATCATCCCGGCCTTCGAGAAGGATTTCGGCTGCAAGGTCACGGCGGAGGAGGGCTTCACCCTCGCCAATGTCGGCAAGATGCGCGCGACCAAGGCCAATCCGAAATTCTCCGTCATGTTCATCGATGACGTGGCGATCCCGATCTGCAAGAGCGAAGGCCTGATCGAGCAGCTGCCGGCCGCCGACATGCCGGCGCTTGCCAACCTGTATCCGCGCTTCGGCTTCGACGGCTGGGGCACGGCAGTGGCGATCTCTGTGGGCAGCATGTTCCACAACACCTCGATCACGCCGCCGTCCAGCTATGCGGAGCTGTGGAAGCCCGAATATGCCGGCAAGCTGAAGCTCGTCAGCCCGAAGAACACGCCCTCCGTCTTCTTCCTCATCGTCGCGGCGGCGGTAAAGTCCGGCAAGCCGTTCGCCGAGGCGCAGTATCTGGTGGACGACAGTTTCGACAAGGTCGCCGCGCTGAAGCCCAACATCATGAACCTGTTCGACAACGGCCCGCAGGCCGCCAACGAGGTCGCGCAGGGCCAGGCCGACATCGGCCTGCTGGAGCTGTCGAAGTACGTCTATCCCTACACGGCCAAGGGCGCGCCGGTGACGATGAGCTTCCCCTCGGAAGGCTCGTTCGCCGGCAATAACTGCCAGGTGCTGGTGAAGGACGGCCCGAACCGGGACGTCGCGGTCGCCTTCATGAACCGCATGCTGGAGCCCGCGGTGCAGAAGGCGTTCTCCGAATACGCGCTCACGGCCCCTCCGGTCTCCGGAATCGAGTTCTCGCCCGAGACGCTGAAATATCTCGCCTATCCGGTCGCGGAGATGGACAAGCGCGGCCTGTTCACGCCCGACTGGGAATACATCAACGCCCGCCGCTCGGGCTGGACCGAGAAGCTCAACGGCATCTTCGCCGTCTGA